The Danio aesculapii chromosome 8, fDanAes4.1, whole genome shotgun sequence genome window below encodes:
- the LOC130233366 gene encoding izumo sperm-egg fusion protein 1, with amino-acid sequence MTLPVLLRWFLTLCSCPVVRSCLQCDQVVRYVHEDFLSTVKGIRVREQVELKKIIDHAYTNYRETSRLLSGVIDPTTLYRARTEYQSEFKRHWKENRTNSLQWDLITILEKGKRILQKHLEIFIAEGLCPNKCGLLYQRVMNCTSCQYGLFTCLSAKPPLDCGEHHLEADEGEEVVLDCFLSWHTLVVGQTEYHYSWHPGETNLLFDGEYEELVVTKESKIVLNQLSVSEEGSYRCLLKDQKGTALSRTFFQLKVKPFPSTSPRLVVTLPSLPLGYENTPYSLQKSSFLTVLILLTVLSITGSFIIIKYLRESLKQQEEERERDSRTAGDIELNTETE; translated from the exons ATGACTTTACCAGTTCTTTTGAGGTGGTTTTTGACTCTGTGTTCCTGTCCCGTTGTGAGGTCCTGTCTGCAGTGTGACCAGGTGGTCCGTTATGTACATGAAGACTTTCTGTCGACGGTTAAAGGAATCCGAGTCCGTGAACAGGTCGAGCTAAAGAAAATTATCGATCACGCTTACACCAATTATCGCGAGACCAGCAGACTGCTCAGCGGTGTCATAG ATCCTACAACACTCTATCGTGCAAGAACAGAATACCAGAGTGAATTCAAGAGGCACTGGAAAGAAAACAGGACAA ATTCTCTTCAGTGGGATTTGATTACTATATTGGAGAAAGGAAAAAGAATCCTTCAGAAACACTTGGAGATTTTCATTGCTGAAG GTCTGTGTCCAAATAAATGtg GCCTGTTGTATCAGAGAGTGATGAACTGCACTTCCTGTCAGTATGGGCTGTTTACATGTCTGTCAGCCAAACCACCACTAGACTGTGGAG AGCATCATCTTGAGGCAGATGAAGGAGAGGAGGTGGTGCTGGATTGCTTTCTGTCTTGGCACACTCTTGTGGTGGGACAGACTGAGTATCATTATTCCTGGCATCCTGGAGAAACAAAT CTGTTATTTGACGGAGAGTATGAAGAGCTAGTGGTGACAAAGGAGTCTAAAATCGTCCTCAATCAGCTGAGTGTCAGTGAGGAAGGCTCATACCGCTGCCTCCTAAAGGACCAAAAGGGAACTGCACTGTCCCGCACGTTCTTCCAACTAAAAG TCAAACCGTTTCCATCCACAAGCCCTAGACTGGTTGTGACATTGCCGTCTTTGCCCTTGGGTTATGAAAACACACCTTACAGCCTTCAGAAGAGCAGTTTCCTCACTGTACTAATTTTGCTGACTGTACTCAGCATCACAGGCAGCTTCATCATCATAAAGTACCTCAG AGAGAGCCTGAAGCAGcaggaggaggagagagagagagacagcaggaCAGCAGGAGATATTGAGCTCAACACTGAGACAGAATGA